Part of the Bacillus sp. N1-1 genome, AGAACTTGAAATAAAAATGCAGCAAATGGGTTATCTCGTTCCATATCGGGAAGAGTTAAATTGGGATCGTACCATTGCAAGTCTCGAGTTAGGAGAAGCGCAAACTCTTCACCAATTGAAAAAAGCAGCAGCCAAAAATGATCGCGTCCTTCTCATATATGCACGTTTATTTAAAGGGACAATTTTTCAACACCTTATTCTTCACCCTAACCAGTCCGGTATCTATCTTCCCTTTCGATTTGAAGAACCATTTGTGTTACAAGTAGAAGGGAAAAAAATATGGATTGGTTCTTCTGTAAGGCTTCTTGAGGAATTATCTTGGCTTCAAATTAGCTTTGATCAAGGAAATCATCCGGAAAGTGTGAAAGAATACTGGCAGAATCTAATCGAGATTTCAAAAAAAAGCGTAACGTACATGAGCCCGATTATTTTTGAAGAAGCCATTTAGAAGATTTTAGTAGAAGAAGAAAGGGTATGGGATTATAGGAGAGGTGATAGAAGTGGATCATAAAGAAGAGTTAGGTAGTGACATTTACCGGATGCTTGAAGCATCGGGGCCACCTTATGGTTGTGGAACTGCATCAATCGTAGGTGGTTTTGCAGCCAGGCTTGCGGTTATGAGCCTTACAATTTCTGATATCGAGCACGACCTACATGATGTCCCAGGATCTTTTTTCCTTATGTGTGATGAAGATGACCGTGAATTTCAATCTTACCTTGAGGGAGGAGGCAATCATTCCCCTAATGACGTACCGATTCGATTATTAGAGTGCACGTATCGACTTCTCGTTGAATTATCTTCGTATGAAGATCAAATTCAGGAAAACGTTGTAGTAGATTATCGTATGGGTATACGTATGTTGAAACAGGTATTCACAGCGGCTGAAAACATCCTTCTTAATAATGGGTGTTCACCCGACGTTCGGAAAGAGATGTTATTTTATGAAGGGAAGCTAGAAGGGACCTTACCTAAAAGTCTCCAGTCATAAGCGCATATCTCATGAATATGTAAGCCATAATAAGCTCGTAACACCTTGTCATTTCACTTATAAACAGGGAGGGCTTACTTTGAAAGCAAATCCAGATGATCGTCGAGATAACGCAGAAAAATTAAAGAGTATGGTACAAGACACGATTGAGAACATACACGATGCTGAGGCATCTTTAGAACTTACGGATAGCGATATACAAAAAAAGGCGATTAAAGAAAAAAATCAGCGCAGAAAACAAAGTATTGAGTCAATGAGAAATGAAATTAAAGATGAATCTAAACAATAAGTAGTTTAAGGACTGAATGACAAAGCGTCATTCAGTCCTTCTCATTCATGCTTCATGGGTGGTTTATGATAAAATAAGATTGACACCACGTTGAAGTTAGGAGAGGAAACAGGATGTACATAACAACTACGTCAATAGATGTTCGATATGCAGAAACAGATCAAATGGGAGTTGTTTACCATGCCAACTATCTTATTTGGTTTGAACTTGGGAGAACAGCTTTAATAAATGATTTAGGATTTCGGTACGCTGATATGGAAAAAGAGGGGATTCTTTCTCCGGTCATGGATATAAAAGCAAGCTACAAACGTCCAGTTCGATATGGAGATGAAGTGAGAGTGAAGACCTGGGTGGATTCTTATGATGGTCTTCGCGTCAATTATGGGTATGAAGTAATCAATGGAGACGGCGATATTTGCGTGACGGGTGAATCAATGCATACGTGTGTGAAGCGAGATACGTTCCGTCCTGTATCTATTCGAAGAAAGTTCCCGGAATGGCATCAGGCTTATGAAAATGCCAAAAAGCAACCTGCTTCTACTGGAGTTGAATAATGGCATTTGGTTTGTCGAAGGGTGAGCTTGCGGAATGGAAAGCAAAGGTTAAAAGTGGAGAAATCGCTTTATTAACTCATTTTTGGTATGATCCTCGTTTTCCGCAATTTCATTCGGTTACAAAAGCGGGATGTAGCGATAAAGAAAAGCTTGCAAGATGGGGAAAACAGTATGGTTTAAAGCGAGAATGGATGCACGACCGGGAGATGTTTCCGCATTTTGACTTGCTTGGAGACGATCAGATTCGCATTCTTGAACAAGAAGGTTTACGCTCTCACATTCAGCGATTTCGGTTAAAAAAGATCTATTAAAAAAACGCGAAAGCGAGAAGCTTTCGCGTTTTTCACATCAATTTCCGTGTACAAACTGAATTTCTTCTTTATTTCGACTGAATTTAACAGTGAAATCTTGATCTTCAAAGAACCAGATGTC contains:
- the tlp gene encoding small acid-soluble spore protein Tlp translates to MKANPDDRRDNAEKLKSMVQDTIENIHDAEASLELTDSDIQKKAIKEKNQRRKQSIESMRNEIKDESKQ
- a CDS encoding thioesterase family protein, which produces MYITTTSIDVRYAETDQMGVVYHANYLIWFELGRTALINDLGFRYADMEKEGILSPVMDIKASYKRPVRYGDEVRVKTWVDSYDGLRVNYGYEVINGDGDICVTGESMHTCVKRDTFRPVSIRRKFPEWHQAYENAKKQPASTGVE